TCTTCACCTTCTTCTTGGATTCGCCCACGTCCACCGCCAGGACGATCAGGCCCTTGGGGGAAAACTCCTTGTCGATGGAGTCCACCAGGGCCTCCTCGCTGGTGCAGTACTCGCACCAGGTGGCCCAGAACTCCAGCAGCACCACCTTGCCCTTCACGGAGGCGTTGGTGAAAGTCTCGCCGCCCATGGTCTTGGCGGTGAAGCGGGGAGCGGGCTCGCGGGCGGGCGAGCCCGCGAAGGCAGAGGCGGCGGCCAAGACCAGCGCCGCGGCCGGGAGGCGGCGCCAGAGCGAGCGGGCTGACAGGCGGCGCACGGCCTTCACCCCTTGGGCTTGACCAGAGCGGCGGCCACCAGCCCGGCGCACAGGTAGCCCACGATCTGGGTCGTCATGTAGGCCTCGGTGTAGTTGGTGGGGAAGCCGTACCAGTTCCAGTAGGACACGTTGGTGGCCAGGGCGGCCAGGATGCCGGCCACCAGGAAGAAGCCCACCCGTCCCAGGTAGCCCAGCCGCGTCTGCGCCAGCAGGAAGGCGGCCAGCAGCACTTCCAGGAATTCTGTGAGGAACTCGATGCCCAGTTGGCGCGGGTCGAGAGCCTTAACGCTGGCGGCGGGGCGGTAGATCAGGATGCCGGAAGGATTGGCGTCCAGCTTCTTCTGGTAATCGTTCATGGCGGCGCTCTTCTGCTCCCGGGTGGCGTTGGGGCCGACGCCCATGCCAGGGAAGTAATAGAGCCCGGAACCCTGGCCGAGGGCGGACTGCATGGCCGCGAGCACCGGGGCTTCGTTGGGGATCTCCTGGACTCCGATCTCGCCCAGTGGCAGGACCAAGTGGGCGAGCGAGGTCCAGGCGAACATGGCGATCCCGCCCAGCAGGCCCGCGAGGAGAATGCGCTTCATAGATGCCTCCTGTCAGCGCGCCATTATCCACCCGAA
This sequence is a window from Terriglobales bacterium. Protein-coding genes within it:
- a CDS encoding TlpA disulfide reductase family protein, coding for MRRLSARSLWRRLPAAALVLAAASAFAGSPAREPAPRFTAKTMGGETFTNASVKGKVVLLEFWATWCEYCTSEEALVDSIDKEFSPKGLIVLAVDVGESKKKVKKYLAQNPRAVRIVLTDDTNLAAMYAATSYPIYVVIDRDGNIAGIQRGAAGEGALRRLLRRAGLESDE